In Neisseria animalis, a single window of DNA contains:
- the mfd gene encoding transcription-repair coupling factor has product MAYPLPKIREKSRWLHLSKGSLPLALARHLPEKQLKVVFAQDAEQALRLQTAWRFFRPQDTAVFLPDWETLPYERFSPHQDLVSERLSALWLVKSGAADVLFVPVATAMQRLAPVSFLAGRTFWLKTGQTLDVDALRKSMVDAGYSAVSNVVAAGEFAVRGGIVDLFPMGAETPYRIDLFDDEIDSIKTFDPDTQRTLAPVSEIRLLPAHEFPTDAEAQKIFRSRFREEINANPNDAAVYKAVSSAQFGAGVEYYLPLFFEDECATLFDYIGENALTVCMGDVHAAAARFAADVKSRFAMAQGDETYPPLHPQHLYLTADQFAGRLKPYPQIWPDLDNTHDLPDVAVNRQSETPLAALQNFQTAFGGRILLCAESAGRRETMLGFFAQHGLKPKSVDGWQAFLDSGAGLCITVTPLAYGFQLPADWALLPDSHHAAASAAKPIAVITESDLYQYVAKSRTTRRKKHAQVSDGLLRDLAEINTGDPVVHEEHGIGRYMGLVTMDLGGETAEMMLLEYAGEAQLYVPVSQLHLISRYSGHAYENVQLHKLGSGAWGKAKRKAAEKARDTAAELLNLYAQRAAQEGHKFTFDEDDYLAFADGFGYEETEDQAAAIAAVIKDLTQGKPMDRLICGDVGFGKTEVALRAAFVAVMGGKQVAVLAPTTLLVEQHAQNFADRFADFPVKVAGLSRFNSSKATAQTLEGMAEGTVDIVIGTHKLVQDDIKFKNLGLVIIDEEHRFGVRQKEQLKRLRANVDILTMTATPIPRTLSMALEGLRDFSLITTAPSRRLAVKTFVKPFSEAHIREAVLRELKRGGQVFFLHNEVDTIANMRERLETLLPEARIGVAHGQLRERELEQVMRDFLQQRFNVLLCSTIIETGIDIPNANTIIINRADKFGLAQLHQLRGRVGRSHHQAYAYLLTPEHLTKDAEKRLDAIAAADELGAGFTLAMQDLEIRGAGEILGEGQSGEMMQVGFTLYTEMLKQAVRDLKKGRQPDLDAPLGVTTEIKLHSPALLPDSYCPDIHERLVLYKRLATCETVQQINAIHEELVDRFGLPEQPVKTLIESHHLRLAAKELGITVIDATGEAATFTFGKNTRIEPADIILLMQSNKNYRFAGADKLRVEMEMEDIETKINRVKAVISKLKG; this is encoded by the coding sequence ATCGCCTACCCCCTTCCCAAAATACGAGAAAAATCCCGCTGGCTTCATCTTTCCAAAGGCTCGCTGCCGTTGGCATTGGCGCGGCACCTGCCTGAAAAACAGCTCAAGGTCGTGTTCGCGCAAGACGCGGAGCAGGCGTTGCGGCTTCAGACGGCATGGCGTTTTTTCCGCCCGCAGGACACCGCCGTGTTCCTGCCCGACTGGGAAACGCTGCCTTACGAGCGTTTTTCGCCGCATCAGGATTTGGTTTCGGAGCGGCTCTCGGCCTTGTGGCTGGTGAAAAGCGGCGCGGCGGACGTGTTGTTTGTGCCCGTGGCGACGGCGATGCAGCGGCTCGCGCCGGTGTCGTTTCTGGCGGGGCGTACGTTTTGGCTGAAAACAGGGCAGACGCTGGATGTGGACGCGCTGCGCAAAAGCATGGTGGACGCGGGTTACAGCGCGGTATCGAACGTTGTTGCGGCGGGCGAATTTGCCGTGCGCGGCGGGATTGTGGATCTGTTTCCGATGGGGGCGGAAACGCCGTACCGTATTGATTTGTTTGACGACGAAATCGACAGCATCAAAACTTTCGACCCCGACACGCAGCGCACGCTCGCGCCGGTTTCGGAAATCCGCCTGCTGCCCGCGCACGAGTTCCCCACCGATGCGGAAGCGCAAAAAATCTTCCGCAGCCGCTTCCGTGAGGAAATCAACGCCAATCCGAACGATGCGGCGGTGTACAAGGCCGTAAGCAGCGCGCAGTTCGGCGCGGGGGTGGAATATTATCTGCCGCTGTTTTTTGAAGACGAATGTGCGACGCTGTTCGACTACATCGGCGAGAATGCGCTGACGGTGTGCATGGGCGATGTACACGCGGCGGCGGCGCGTTTTGCGGCGGACGTGAAATCGCGCTTTGCCATGGCGCAGGGCGACGAAACCTACCCGCCTTTGCATCCGCAGCATTTGTATCTCACCGCCGATCAGTTTGCAGGCCGTCTGAAACCGTATCCGCAAATCTGGCCTGACTTGGATAACACCCATGATTTGCCCGATGTGGCGGTCAACCGCCAAAGCGAAACCCCGCTGGCCGCGCTGCAAAATTTTCAGACGGCCTTCGGCGGGCGGATTCTGCTCTGTGCCGAAAGCGCGGGGCGGCGTGAAACCATGCTCGGCTTTTTCGCGCAACACGGACTGAAACCGAAAAGCGTAGACGGCTGGCAGGCATTTTTGGACAGCGGTGCGGGATTGTGCATTACAGTAACGCCGCTGGCGTATGGCTTCCAATTACCCGCAGATTGGGCACTCCTGCCCGACAGCCATCATGCCGCTGCATCTGCTGCCAAGCCCATCGCCGTTATTACCGAATCCGACCTTTACCAATACGTCGCCAAATCGCGCACCACGCGGCGCAAGAAGCACGCACAGGTTTCAGACGGCCTGTTGCGCGATTTGGCCGAAATCAATACCGGCGATCCGGTGGTGCACGAAGAACACGGCATCGGCCGCTATATGGGTTTGGTGACCATGGACTTGGGCGGCGAAACCGCCGAGATGATGCTGCTCGAATATGCGGGCGAGGCGCAACTTTATGTGCCCGTTTCGCAACTGCACTTAATCAGCCGCTATTCCGGCCATGCCTATGAAAACGTGCAACTGCACAAGCTCGGCAGCGGCGCGTGGGGCAAAGCCAAGCGCAAAGCCGCCGAAAAAGCGCGCGACACCGCCGCCGAGCTGCTCAACCTCTACGCACAACGCGCCGCACAGGAAGGCCACAAATTCACGTTTGACGAAGACGACTATCTGGCCTTTGCAGACGGCTTCGGCTATGAAGAAACCGAAGACCAGGCCGCTGCCATCGCCGCCGTCATCAAAGACCTGACCCAAGGCAAGCCGATGGACCGCCTGATTTGCGGCGACGTAGGTTTCGGCAAAACCGAAGTCGCGCTGCGGGCGGCGTTTGTCGCCGTAATGGGCGGCAAACAGGTGGCCGTGCTCGCGCCGACCACGCTTTTGGTGGAGCAGCACGCGCAGAATTTTGCCGACCGCTTTGCCGACTTTCCGGTCAAAGTCGCCGGCCTGTCGCGCTTTAACAGCAGCAAAGCCACCGCGCAAACCCTCGAAGGTATGGCGGAAGGTACGGTGGATATTGTCATCGGCACACATAAATTGGTGCAGGACGATATAAAATTCAAAAACTTAGGCTTGGTGATTATCGACGAAGAACACCGGTTCGGCGTGCGCCAGAAAGAGCAGCTCAAACGCCTGCGCGCCAATGTCGATATCTTAACCATGACCGCCACGCCGATTCCGCGCACGCTCAGCATGGCGTTGGAAGGCCTGCGTGATTTTTCGCTGATTACCACCGCGCCGAGCCGCCGTTTGGCCGTGAAGACTTTTGTGAAACCGTTCAGCGAAGCACATATCCGCGAAGCCGTCTTGCGCGAGCTCAAACGCGGCGGGCAGGTATTCTTCCTGCATAATGAAGTGGATACCATCGCAAACATGCGCGAACGGCTGGAAACCCTGCTGCCCGAAGCCCGTATCGGCGTGGCGCACGGCCAGTTGCGCGAGCGCGAATTGGAGCAGGTGATGCGCGATTTCCTGCAACAGCGGTTTAATGTGCTGCTCTGCTCCACCATCATCGAAACCGGCATAGACATCCCCAACGCCAACACCATCATCATCAACCGCGCCGACAAATTCGGCCTCGCCCAACTGCACCAGTTGCGAGGGCGCGTCGGCCGCAGCCACCACCAGGCCTACGCCTACCTGCTTACGCCCGAGCACCTTACCAAAGATGCGGAAAAACGCCTTGATGCCATTGCCGCCGCCGACGAACTCGGTGCCGGATTCACGCTGGCGATGCAGGATTTGGAAATCCGCGGCGCGGGCGAAATCTTGGGCGAAGGCCAAAGCGGCGAAATGATGCAGGTCGGCTTCACGCTCTACACCGAAATGCTCAAACAAGCCGTGCGCGATTTGAAAAAAGGCCGCCAGCCCGATTTGGACGCGCCCTTGGGCGTCACCACCGAAATCAAACTGCACAGCCCCGCCCTCTTGCCTGACAGCTACTGCCCCGACATCCACGAGCGGCTGGTACTCTACAAACGCCTTGCAACCTGCGAAACCGTGCAGCAGATTAACGCGATTCATGAAGAACTGGTCGACCGCTTCGGCCTGCCCGAACAACCCGTCAAAACCCTCATCGAAAGCCATCATCTGCGCTTGGCCGCCAAAGAACTCGGCATCACCGTCATTGATGCCACCGGCGAAGCCGCAACGTTTACTTTCGGCAAAAACACGCGTATCGAACCGGCCGATATTATTCTTTTGATGCAAAGCAACAAAAACTACCGCTTTGCAGGGGCGGACAAGCTGCGGGTTGAAATGGAGATGGAAGACATCGAAACCAAAATCAACCGCGTCAAAGCAGTCATCAGCAAACTCAAAGGCTGA